One genomic window of Candidatus Poribacteria bacterium includes the following:
- a CDS encoding amidohydrolase/deacetylase family metallohydrolase — translation MNYDLIIKNGTVVDPAQGIHARKDVGFANGRVSAISDAMPTSEAREVLDAEGCFVTPGLIDLHVHVFYGVSHFGIEPDPTCLARGATTVVDAGSAGADTFPGFRKYVIDVSDTRILAQLNISSQGMLTQEIGELENPDYADVGKACRMIEQHRDIILGVKVRLTRESIVGARAQMLPLHRAREAADAAGLPIMVHPQDAWCESIDDILALMGARDILTHCFHGMECGILDENGRIRDAVHAAIERGVIFDVGHGAGSFSWDVVQKAMAQGVEPTTLSSDLHTYNVDGPVYDLVNVVNKFLHLGMSLDDALAKVTSIPAETILMPGQVGTLAVDAWGDAVIFELREGEFQLTDAHDQVRIGKKKLEPIVVVKGGQVYRQKGVGR, via the coding sequence ATGAACTACGACCTAATCATTAAAAACGGAACCGTCGTCGATCCTGCCCAAGGCATCCATGCCCGCAAAGATGTCGGATTCGCCAACGGACGCGTCTCAGCAATCAGCGATGCGATGCCAACATCCGAAGCGAGAGAGGTACTGGATGCAGAAGGGTGTTTCGTTACACCCGGCCTCATCGACTTACACGTTCATGTCTTTTACGGTGTAAGCCACTTTGGAATCGAACCCGACCCGACCTGTCTGGCGCGTGGGGCAACGACAGTCGTTGATGCTGGGTCCGCAGGCGCGGATACATTCCCCGGTTTCCGTAAATACGTCATTGATGTCAGCGACACACGTATCTTGGCGCAATTGAATATCTCTTCGCAAGGCATGCTCACGCAAGAGATTGGAGAGTTGGAAAATCCTGACTATGCCGATGTCGGAAAGGCGTGCCGAATGATAGAGCAGCATCGCGACATCATCTTAGGGGTCAAAGTCCGCTTGACGCGGGAGAGTATCGTCGGTGCAAGGGCACAGATGTTGCCGTTGCACAGGGCACGTGAAGCCGCTGACGCTGCAGGACTCCCTATAATGGTCCATCCGCAAGACGCTTGGTGTGAATCTATTGATGATATATTAGCACTGATGGGAGCGCGTGATATTCTAACCCACTGCTTCCACGGTATGGAATGTGGTATTTTGGATGAAAACGGCAGGATTCGGGATGCCGTCCATGCCGCCATAGAACGCGGTGTTATCTTTGATGTCGGACACGGGGCGGGGTCTTTCAGTTGGGATGTTGTTCAGAAAGCGATGGCGCAAGGCGTTGAACCCACAACACTCTCATCGGATTTGCATACCTACAACGTTGACGGTCCCGTTTACGATCTCGTGAATGTCGTAAATAAATTCCTACATCTCGGCATGTCGCTTGACGACGCACTTGCGAAGGTCACAAGCATTCCCGCTGAAACTATATTGATGCCGGGACAAGTGGGGACATTAGCTGTTGATGCCTGGGGGGATGCCGTGATTTTTGAACTGCGAGAGGGCGAATTCCAACTCACAGATGCACACGATCAGGTGCGGATTGGGAAAAAGAAGTTAGAACCAATTGTCGTGGTCAAAGGTGGGCAAGTGTATCGACAGAAAGGAGTAGGGAGATAA
- a CDS encoding Gfo/Idh/MocA family oxidoreductase produces MSRIRIGVIGCGAIAQVHHLPNLTALHREFEVPIVCDLSRGAARAVAKRFHVPQYVTDYNELLATDVDAVLLCHGDPKTEVALAAFEAGKHVFIEKPVCFSLQEIDGMLTAQRKAGTVAQAGYMKVHDPAFQLAKREVDTMESYRFVQINHLHPNNNLHLSQFDVERFNDLPPDAFKPAGAAREKAQAEAIGDVLSQAGLESHVHSKAQRVFYLLAGSMIHDIYSLRVMLGSPSKVISAEVWADGRGVTIVFAYPNGARCVATWVDLPDLWDFRETLEIYGDNKRVIVSYPTGFSRGILSEVTIHGIDADGTTYSKTPAVEWEGAFVRELRHFHACITEGETCYTSLESARHDISLIIDIVRCYVQRKPVACTPA; encoded by the coding sequence ATGAGTCGTATACGGATAGGTGTTATCGGGTGTGGCGCGATTGCACAGGTACATCACCTTCCCAACCTCACCGCACTTCATCGGGAATTCGAGGTGCCAATCGTTTGTGATCTCTCTCGCGGTGCGGCGCGCGCCGTCGCAAAACGGTTCCACGTTCCACAATATGTTACAGACTATAACGAGTTACTCGCTACAGATGTGGATGCCGTGCTGCTTTGCCACGGCGATCCGAAGACGGAAGTCGCACTCGCTGCATTTGAAGCAGGAAAGCATGTATTTATCGAAAAACCTGTCTGTTTTTCGCTTCAAGAAATCGACGGGATGCTCACCGCACAACGTAAAGCCGGTACCGTGGCACAAGCCGGTTATATGAAGGTGCATGACCCCGCTTTTCAACTCGCCAAGCGCGAAGTCGATACAATGGAGAGTTATCGCTTCGTTCAGATTAATCACCTCCATCCAAATAACAACTTACATCTGAGTCAGTTTGATGTGGAACGGTTTAACGACTTACCACCCGACGCGTTTAAACCGGCAGGTGCGGCGCGTGAAAAAGCACAGGCAGAAGCCATCGGAGACGTGTTATCACAAGCCGGGCTTGAGAGCCATGTCCACAGCAAAGCACAGCGGGTGTTCTACCTGCTTGCAGGCAGCATGATCCACGACATCTATAGTTTACGGGTGATGCTCGGTTCACCGAGTAAAGTTATTAGCGCGGAGGTCTGGGCTGATGGACGTGGGGTGACAATCGTTTTTGCCTATCCGAACGGCGCACGCTGCGTCGCAACGTGGGTAGACCTTCCAGATCTGTGGGACTTTAGAGAGACATTGGAAATCTACGGGGATAACAAGCGCGTGATTGTATCCTATCCGACGGGTTTTTCACGAGGCATCCTATCAGAGGTAACAATACACGGCATAGATGCAGATGGCACGACCTATAGCAAGACACCTGCAGTTGAATGGGAGGGCGCGTTCGTGCGGGAGTTGCGGCACTTCCACGCCTGTATTACAGAAGGTGAGACGTGCTATACCTCACTGGAATCCGCGCGGCACGATATTTCGCTTATTATTGATATTGTGCGGTGTTATGTGCAACGAAAACCCGTTGCCTGTACACCAGCATAA